The Blautia luti nucleotide sequence TGCTTAACAGCATCTGATAATGCCGCTGTCCGATATGCCGTCCGGCACGTTGCAGACCATCTACACATTCTCTGACCTCATCCGAAGTCAGTTCGTGTTCCTCATAAGCAGCCATAAGAATCCCTATCGTCCCCATGATTCTAAGCCCCATCTGTGCTGATACGTTTCTTCCCTTTGCTTCATCCATCAATAGCAGATCTGCTTTTAATTCATCTGTCAGAACAATCGCTTCACTCTCGCCCTGATCAAGACCTGTTGCTCTTTTTAATATACTGGCGGATTCTGGATTGTTTACAGGCTTCACTACGATAAATTTCGTCTGTTTAATCTGATTCGCTTCAAGCTGAAAACGTTCATCGGCTGTCAGCTCATCAAATACTGCCTGCGGAATCAGAACATCTCCAAACAGCTTTTCCAGCAAATCTATACGATTGATTTTAAGAAGTGATATCAGCGGTGTTGTATCAGAGACAACAATCATACCGCAGCCTCCTTCTTTTTGAGTTCTCTGAAAGTATTCAGTTCATCATCCAGATCATCCATCGTCATATCAAAATAGGAATATCCCAGCTTATCATACAAATCAATCAACTCTGATTTTCTGATTCCCAGAATTTCAGCCGCACGACCATGAGATATCGTCTGATTCAGTATATATGGATACAGCAACAGTGCATTTCGGGTAAGCTCTGTTTCTGGATTCATAGTTACCAGATATTTTGACATTCCTACCGGAACTTTAATAGTTACAGATTCTGTTGTTACCATAATATCACATCCTTTCTGTTAGAAATCCATGTTCGTCTTCTTTCCTATATTATATCCATTATTTGAATTTTCTACAACTGATTTTTTATCTGCTCCACTGTGCCATTTTTACTAGCAATATCTTCCCTGAGAATCTCACAATACTCCTGAATCTCCTGCTGTTCTTTCCAGTGTCTATTATCGGAATCCGGCTTCTTATCAAATAAATAAGCAGCTCCGTTCAGAATATCCACCATTGTGATCATAAACGCCAGATAATCTTCTTTCAACTCCTTGTAACTTTCCCCAGACATGGAGAAATCACCGGACAGAATCTGCTCGGTGATCTCTTTCATAACAATCTGTGTTTCTCGTAATTCTTCTACAAGGTACTGTATCCGTTGCTTTGTTCCCACCACAACAATATTGGAATAGATACAGCTTCTTGCAATAAAATCTTTCTTATACAACCCACTGGCTTTTACTCGTTCTTCAATCATCGCTCTTTCCCATTGCGTAGGACGAAACGCTATTGTTGGATTGCTGTGTTGCCCTGGCATATTTTTCGGCTCCTTCCATTAATTTTCATCCGCTTCCGCTAACTTCTCCAACTGATCTGCCAGCTTTCGTGACTGATCTGGATACAAATGAGAGTATGTAGACAACGTTGTCTGAATCTTTTCATGTCCCAGTCTGTCCGCTACCAGATTAGGCTGTGCCCCAAGTTTGGAAATCAGTAAGCTGGCATGAGAGTGTCTCAGATCATGTAATCGGATTCTTTTTACCCCTGATAACTCAACACCTCTCTGTATTTCATGTTCCCAGTATGCTTTTGTCGTGTTCTGGAACAGTCTGTCCTTTGCCATGAGTCCGTACAGCCTACCTGTGTACTCCTTTAGCTCTGTTACCATAAAATCCGGTAATGTGATGGTTCTCTTTCCTTTTTTTGTCTTCGGATCAGTAATCACATCTCTGTTCCCGATTCTCTGATAGGACTTAGTTATCCTGAGCGTTTTTTCTTCTTCGTTAAAATCTTCTAATGTAAGAGCCAGCAGTTCACCAATTCGGCATCCTGTCCAGTATAAAATCATAAAACCACAATGAGAAGTTGGCTTATCTTCCATACAGGAAATAAACTGCTCAAATTCATCCTGTGTCCAGAAATTCATCTCATCTGCTTTACTTTTTCCAATGGTTCCTGCCTGACGGCATGGATTTCTCGGAAGATCATAATACTTTACAGCATAGTTAAAAATGCAGGAGAGCTGATTGTTCACAGTACGCAAATATGTCTGAGAATACCCTTTCTTCAGTAACGTGTTCTGCCACTCTCGGATATCTGCTGCTGATATCTCTGAGATGTTCCGATTTCCAAAGTAGGGTAAAATTTTTAACTCTACAATGTAATCTTTGCTTCTCATGGTGTTCTCACGCAGACGTTCCTTCATGTCATTTCTGTATATCTCCCAGAAAGCCTTGAAATCCATGTTCAGATTATGAGCCTGTTGCATTGTAAACTGATTCACCCATGCTACTGCTTCTCTCTTTGTCTTAAAGTTACGTTTGTGTTTCTTCACGCTTTTCCCTGTCCAATCCTTGTAGTAGAACTGAACATCCCATAAGCCTTTCTCGTTCTGTTTTACTGTCAATTATATTGCTCCTTTCTTTCCCAGAGACCTTTACAGTCTCTGGGATGCTTGCTGACTACGCTTCTTTCTCTGATAGTCCATAGCAACGTTCCTCCAGATATTTCTTTGGAATCTTTCCTGCAATTGTAATGAAACCTTTCTGCTTGAGTTCTTCGTTCAGCTTTCTTATAAGCGTGTAACTCTTGCTTTTGCTGATTTGTAAAACCTGTTCTACTTCATCTACACCGTAATACATGCTCTGCATATCAATCTCTCCTTCTCTGATTCTGTTTGATCTTACTTATAAATTGGCTACTTGATTTAATTTCATCTTGTCGATAACAACATATCTATATTTTCCGATTTTCTTGGCATATCGGTGGGTTTTTCCTTCATCACAAGGCATCGCGATTTCTTTGTCACATAAGTCTTTTGCGAGCCTTGCTGCTGTAACTTCAACCCTTTTTATGCCATTTTCTGCTTCATATTCGTTCTTCATTGTCAGAATGTCTCCTTGTCTTATATACCATTTTTCAGCATCTTCTAAAATATAATGTCTTGCATCGTCAATCTGTGCATTTCTAGGTACAACTGGAAATTTGTTTTCTGTTATTTTTGTGATAATTGCCTGACAAAGTGTTACGATTGGAGATTTCTCAATAAGGACTCTGTCATTGTAGTGTATTGCTTCCTGTATATAGGTATTAAACCTTATCATCAGCTGTTCTGCCTGATCAAAATCCAGCTGATTTGTTTCGATTGCATACTTTTTAAACACTAACTCTGCTACTACCATTAATTGTGCATAGTATTCACCATACCTCGGATTGGAAAATAACCCCTTACACTGACTTCGTAGTTCTTTCCCTCGCGTTTTTAGAAACGGAATTATATCTCGATATCGTTGTGATAAGTAGTTAATATAGCCAACCAGGAATGTTGTCAGAGCAGTTTTCTGCTCTTGTAATTCTGTCAGACGGTCTACATCTACCTCATCTCTTTTCAATGGAACAAACAAGCATCTGGCTAACGAGGATTCACATCCTGTTGTGTACTCACCAGTGATGACAGCTCCACCTTCAGCTTCATATTGTTCTCCATCAAATTTTTCATTCTGGAAATCATAATTCCGCTTTACACCAGTGCCATCGCCAAATGCTCTTACTACAAGTTCAAGATTACTCTGCATAATATTGCGCTCACGGAGTTCCTCTGTTGGGGCAAGATCATCAACCAACATTACTGCATCCTTATATTCTTTATATCCGGTTTCAAGTCCTGCTGCTCTTGCTTTTAAATTGTATTTTGGACTTTCAGTTCTCTCAAGCTGAGTCAGTATGAGAGACATACTGGTTTTATAGCTTCCTCGTGGTCCGTTTACAAAAAGTACAAATTTTGGAAGTATATCTGCCATTTTTAAAAGACTGTAAGAAAAACTCATTACCGTATAGAGGCAGATTACCGGAGCAGTCCAGTTACCCGGTGTCAGTTCAGTCATTTTAAGGAACAAATGTATGTTTCCTTCCTGACCGCTCTCAATGTTTCTGAAGCATTGTCCGTATTCCGATACAATTTGATTCTCACTTACCGGAATGGTTCCACATGGAGTAAGATAGATCAACTTGTCATTAACCTTTATCCACCCTGGTTTCTTTTCTTTTTCGAGAATATTCTTGTGACCATATCGAGCAACAATGTTGTTCAAATATTTATAAATTGCATGTGAAGCTACGTTTTTTTCTCCTTTAGTCGCAAAACCGGGAATTGTTTCCTGAAGCCAATTAATACTGGTAAATTTTCCACTTGAAACAATTCTCTCAAGCATTAGTCCACCTGTATAAACTTCACACTTGTACTCAATACGTGTCTTAACACTAATTGTCTGGATGATACGAACAACGCAATTCATAAGTTCCTTTCCTTTATAGAACAACTTACCATCCTGCGTAGTCTGAAATTCCTCATCATTGTACTGAAACTCGGCGGGCAAGCTACCTACATGCACAATATTAACGTATGGATTCATGCCATAAACAGATTTTATTGTTCTATCAACAAATCTCGATTGTAAATTTGTAAGTCCTGCTTGTTGTACCGGATTTGTTGTTTCTGTTGTTTTACTGCTTCGGATTTGTTCTGCAAGATACTGATATACTTTGGCATCTGGCATTGCATTACCAACCGTTGTTACCATCTCTCTTGCATTTGTACAGTCAGTGGTTTGTTCCATTAAGCCATTTCCCACTTCTGCATCCGAAATAGCTTTGTCAGTTACTATGGAACATATTTCTTTGGACTTGTTATCCGCTATGGTGCACATGTCTGTGATATTACACATTATTTTTTTCGGGTTCATCTTAATCTCCTCCCATTTTCCCATATTCCCCCAATTTTATTGGGGCTATGAATATTGTTTCCTTGTGGTTGATTGATTCTTGATGTCATCCTATCATACATATCCAATAATTATCAAAATACAAACTCCTCAAAATTCCGCACTCGTTCAAATAATAATGCCAGCTTCAATATCCGAAGCTGGCATAGCGTCATTTCTCTATCATATATGCTTTTCCTATAATTTTTAATATTTCACTTAGAACAGCATGAATCATCTCATACATAAGTTCATCATTGGGGAGATCTAATATTTTATTCAATATTCTACGGCATTCTTGATTTATACGATTATAATATTTATACTCTAAAAGAATATTATATTCACGAAATCTACCTCTTAAAATTTTTTTATCTAGAAAAATACCTTGCCTTTTTTCTACTTGTTCTCCTAGCATACATTTTTTTACAATCGTATAAGATGTCAGATTATTTCTGCTTTTATCTAGCAATTTTGCTTTATTCATAAAAATCTCTCGATATACGATGCGAAGTAGAACTACATCTTCTTTATCTCCTATAGCTTCCCCTTTTAAATTTGCCCAGTCTATATATCTCTTTGCTTTTTCTAAACGCTTATAATCACCCCCTGAGACCATATCATTTTCTTTTAAGTCCATTATTAATTGTTTTTTATTTGAATACAGTTTTGCTAATCCATAATGGAATGGCTTTGGATTTTCAAAGAAAGTTTTATGTGAATCAATGTCCTTTTCAAGCATTTGCTCAATCTGAGTAGCTTCTTCTGCATACGCTTTATATTGCTGCTTCAAAACATATGCTTGATCCGCTAATGATTCCCTTTTTCCCTCTTGATTTATCTTTACACTTTGATAATTTTTTTTCCCCCAGCGTTCAATCTCCATATCCATTTCATTATTAAGTATGCCTTCAGCCATTATTATAGCTTTCAATCGTTCCTCTTGTTCATTGTTATAAAATGTAATGATTATAGAATATAGTACTTCCTCTATTATAAGTTCCGCTATCTTCATATACTCTGTAATTCTCTCATAATTTAACTGTTCCAACCCAAAATACATTGGCAGCTGTTTCTCTACCAATAAATTTTGCAGAATTAAGTCCGAACACTCCTGTAATTTTCTTAATGTACAAGAATAATCCAGTCCCTTATTGCTCTTAATTATTCTTTGAATTGTTCCAATCATTTCTTGAGGAGCAAAAAATGATTCTATTTTTTCATATTGTTCTTGATATATTTTTATTTTTGAATTCAACTCGTCTGAATCTTTACAATAATCCTCCGCAGATTCATGCTCTGCAATAAGACTCGTAAAATCATAATGCATTCCTTCAAAGTTTTGCTGCGATAATAAATTTCTATGTGTGAATTTTTTAATTATCCAATCTGCAATATAATTTGACAGTATATCATCCGATACTTTTCCTTGAAACCAAGATAATTCAGAATTTGAACTTTGTATATACTTAAATATTCGTTCTATTTCTGTTCGTATCTGTCCATTTTTTTCTTGTGACTCTCTGCATTTCCATTCTTTACCCGCATATGTATCTCGATAATCACAAACTAATTTTAGAATTTTCTCTCGTATTTTATCCCAATCGTTCTCTATCATGTGCTTCATCTCCCACATTTTTCTAATTTTCTTAAGTATAACACGCATTTTTGTTATGGGAATATG carries:
- a CDS encoding DUF3368 domain-containing protein; protein product: MIVVSDTTPLISLLKINRIDLLEKLFGDVLIPQAVFDELTADERFQLEANQIKQTKFIVVKPVNNPESASILKRATGLDQGESEAIVLTDELKADLLLMDEAKGRNVSAQMGLRIMGTIGILMAAYEEHELTSDEVRECVDGLQRAGRHIGQRHYQMLLSRLKD
- a CDS encoding plasmid mobilization protein, which translates into the protein MPGQHSNPTIAFRPTQWERAMIEERVKASGLYKKDFIARSCIYSNIVVVGTKQRIQYLVEELRETQIVMKEITEQILSGDFSMSGESYKELKEDYLAFMITMVDILNGAAYLFDKKPDSDNRHWKEQQEIQEYCEILREDIASKNGTVEQIKNQL
- a CDS encoding site-specific integrase, with product MTVKQNEKGLWDVQFYYKDWTGKSVKKHKRNFKTKREAVAWVNQFTMQQAHNLNMDFKAFWEIYRNDMKERLRENTMRSKDYIVELKILPYFGNRNISEISAADIREWQNTLLKKGYSQTYLRTVNNQLSCIFNYAVKYYDLPRNPCRQAGTIGKSKADEMNFWTQDEFEQFISCMEDKPTSHCGFMILYWTGCRIGELLALTLEDFNEEEKTLRITKSYQRIGNRDVITDPKTKKGKRTITLPDFMVTELKEYTGRLYGLMAKDRLFQNTTKAYWEHEIQRGVELSGVKRIRLHDLRHSHASLLISKLGAQPNLVADRLGHEKIQTTLSTYSHLYPDQSRKLADQLEKLAEADEN